In Zingiber officinale cultivar Zhangliang chromosome 11B, Zo_v1.1, whole genome shotgun sequence, a single window of DNA contains:
- the LOC122034795 gene encoding uncharacterized protein At4g15545-like, translating to MTQGRSGGEGSEFQLPDEILAVIPTDPYEQLDLARKITSMAIASRVSKLDLESVRLRQSVVEKDRTIADLQERLSQRERMFQETDARLKAALEENIKLANERDSLAQTSKKLTRDLAKLETFKKQLMQSLNDENLHKQEDPVEKKNDDSSIAHASSYRGTATKPFGQKTSKTPPIPPRVTPPTATPKVTSNRGSPRKTSVATLPKYASGTASPTNMHFDSLTAMSPWYPSSKQSSAVSSPTCGRSISGHTRVDGKEFFRQARSRLSYEQFGAFLANIKELNAHRQSREETLRKAEEIFGTKDKDLYLSFQGLLNRNQA from the exons ATGACGCAAGGCAGGAGCGGAGGCGAAGGGTCGGAGTTTCAACTCCCGGACGAGATCCTGGCGGTGATACCTACGGATCCTTACGAGCAGCTTGACCTCGCGCGGAAGATAACCTCCATGGCGATTGCGTCGCGTGTCTCCAAGCTGGATCTAGAGTCCGTGCGTCTGAGGCAGAGCGTCGTGGAGAAGGACCGGACCATCGCCGACCTCCAGGAAAGGCTCTCCCAGCGCGAACGCATGTTTCAGGAGACGGATGCCCGCCTCAAGGCTGCGCTCGAGGAGAAC ATTAAACTGGCTAACGAGCGGGACTCATTGGCGCAGACATCAAAGAAGTTGACTCGAGATTTAGCAAAG TTGGAGACATTCAAGAAGCAACTCATGCAGTCACTAAATGATGAGAACTTGCAT AAACAAGAAGATCCTGTGGAAAAAAAGAATGATGATTCTTCAATTGCCCATGCATCTTCGTACAGAG GAACAGCAACTAAGCCATTTGGACAGAAAACCTCCAAGACCCCACCTATTCCTCCTCGGGTCACTCCCCCGACTGCTACACCAAAAGTAACATCCAATCGTGGTTCTCCTAGAAAAACTTCAGTTGCTACTTTGCCAAAATATGCTTCTGGTACTGCTTCTCCAACAAATATGCACTTTGACAGTCTAACTGCCATGTCACCATGGTATCCATCAAGCAAGCAGTCATCAGCTGTTAGCTCTCCAACTTGCGGGCGCTCTATTTCAG GTCATACTCGAGTTGATGGAAAAGAATTCTTCCGGCAAGCTAG GAGCCGCCTCTCATACGAACAATTTGGAGCATTTTTAGCTAACATCAAAGAACTTAATGCTCATAGGCAATCACGTGAG GAAACTCTCAGAAAGGCTGAAGAGATATTTGGAACCAAAGATAAGGATCTTTACTTGTCTTTTCAAGGCCTTCTCAACAGAAACCAGGCCTAG